The window TGCGATATATTGCATTTTTTACAGATTTTTCTGATATTTGCAACTGTTCAGCGATAGATTTTGTGATCATTTTATCCACAAAATACATTTGATAGATTTTTTCTTCTAATGGCGCTAGTTCTGGCGCTTCATTAAAATTATCAAAATCAGGGGTATACGTTTCTTCAATTAATTCAGAATTAGGGAAAAGTACATATTTTGCAGTCTTATCTTTTAATTGAACAAATCGTCTTGTTAATAAAAGTTCATAATATTTTGTAAATGTCTTATTTTGATTTTCATCAAACTTTTGAAGTGCTTGATAAAGTAAAATTACTGCTTCTTGATAAAAATCGTCTTGATCTTGCGTTTTAACAAAGAATTTATATATATTTTTCCAAATTAGTGGCCGATACTTTTCAATGATTCTTTCAAAAATCGCTTCATTCATACTTTCTTTATATAAATAAATTAATTCATAATCATTGATCATATCGTTCACCTACTAACTAAATTGTTTGGTA of the Acholeplasma hippikon genome contains:
- a CDS encoding sigma-70 family RNA polymerase sigma factor, with amino-acid sequence MINDYELIYLYKESMNEAIFERIIEKYRPLIWKNIYKFFVKTQDQDDFYQEAVILLYQALQKFDENQNKTFTKYYELLLTRRFVQLKDKTAKYVLFPNSELIEETYTPDFDNFNEAPELAPLEEKIYQMYFVDKMITKSIAEQLQISEKSVKNAIYRIKCKMKH